A region from the Cherax quadricarinatus isolate ZL_2023a chromosome 44, ASM3850222v1, whole genome shotgun sequence genome encodes:
- the LOC128697353 gene encoding uncharacterized protein isoform X2: MLRSGSIVQHRHRPPPQPPPHITHTSSKHKHQNHRRSHRKPAEVEEHVYGEGDLRALTQAREGRGWEVARPEKRLVHQSARKWGTVDTQDVHETSRIQDGHVVTETEKTTQHEDYENESVPDSGSSLSDGSVHEEAHETHHNIVHTKDEDLVEYYGVPRGATLAQGVKLGEGMHVVSEDFHEDREGEELDSLSERLRRARRLGAIKPKPRDTPERTDALTRRPLDYHQEEETRKSETNRWLENHFGSESGRSGSSHHEPEEASGVHTAGGNVITITMSPRPATPEDMPDAPPPPIHRWPASSSLSQNHSLASKAPPPPQPPKPAAAWTPSPPAPSHQQPAPHNGEEITDTMIAAARARLRSTGRILDDSDQGNPPLSPPSTNGTRFTSLQDRVHVQASSAGTFSSPPVSPTGISRPDDPVYGSRFRSGSPSGPSRLFSTHNRSYRPAAPSPPESPPPPVPVTPPPPPINVNRSQSFNTANKSWMNSNLKTSSSRLMDSRLKEYRSEEQLDTVGHKPYTRWSTTHREISPEPSRELTPPPPPRQRTSHTPQSKYTHYNTAPTRSSRSSKTSEFATQTVARDSGTQTDPSPVPPPRTKKKNRPKTYYFGQDSSSSTSSSNRVTKTPTNAATNTVSYTNTNKQNQSSPKVERRFRTTKTITPVIVPTTNASSTNHNSILKNRSWHYRSMDELSTGVESTPKASWTNTVDPRRRPRNYNKAKEPETKTLPKKLVNGTLSPSKTYIFGGDNTSSVSRVQPESSSHLRRSHGGSMVNVSLASMSSPKSKVQVEQEDRQSPPRNIRPVIRSKSLNVKPAPLSTVPSSVGVPSGSGLSSHQRTSSVYKSSPYLNLRSPNLIATIARSNSTRRTTEDQNGDYEDEESLPPGERYTSRNTPHTAAYNSHNPPTMNGQDNRDEEKRNRFMKGLLTSAPELFHFIHGDEVDKQGSESVPSKTRLSPNPPESPPQLIRPPESPVTSPTVTSPPTSAPRIFTFGRGETGSLKRNPTLSQESSSNNRFTSLGRPRESITSNYRDNSSSRKDATTTNHRNSLSSQYHRNALLSNNGTTSLNRPKFNLKSSGGSSILYSTSFRNRQDPGPASLTRRGSDSHDPPTQSQRWREQNDNAVAGKAGEKVSSNITRDGAVLIPIRDWNSR, encoded by the exons GATGGTCATGTGGTGACGGAGACGGAGAAGACCACTCAGCACGAGGACTACGAAAACGAGTCAGTGCCAGACTCTGGGTCGTCCCTCAGTGACGGCTCCGTGCACGAGGAAGCGCACGAGACCCACCACAACATCGTGCACACGAAGGACGAGGACCTGGTTGAGTATTACGGCGTGCCCCGTGGCGCCACTCTCGCCCAGGGTGTCAAG CTTGGTGAGGGGATGCATGTGGTGAGTGAGGACTTCCACGAGGACCGGGAAGGGGAGGAGCTCGATTCCCTCAGTGAGAGACTTCGCCGTGCTCGCCGCCTGGGAGCCATCAAACCCAAGCCAAGAGACACGCCAGAGCGCACGGACGCCCTCACTCGCCGACCCCTCGACTACCATCAAGAGGAGGAAACCCGCAAGTCAGAGACCAACCGCTGGCTTGAGAACCACTTTGGAAGTGAATCTGGACGCTCAGGCAGCTCCCACCACGAACCTGAGGAGGCAAGTGGCGTACATACTGCCGGCGGTAAcgttatcaccatcaccatgagTCCCCGCCCAGCCACCCCTGAGGACATGCCCGATGCCCCTCCCCCACCCATACACCGATGGCCTGCATCTTCGTCACTCTCACAGAACCATTCACTGGCGTCTAAAGCGCCGCCACCGCCACAGCCGCCTAAACCAGCTGCGGCTTGGACGCCGTCGCCACCAGCACCGTCACATCAGCAACCAGCGCCACACAATGGCGAGGAAATAACTGACACCATGATCGCTGCTGCTCGAGCCAGGCTGCGCTCTACTGGGCGCATCCTCGATGACAGTGACCAAGGCAATCCGCCCCTCAGTCCACCCTCCACTAATGGGACTAGATTCACAAGTTTACAGGATCGGGTGCATGTGCAAGCATCTTCTGCAGGAACGTTCAGCTCACCCCCAGTCTCTCCCACAGGAATTAGTCGTCCTGATGACCCAGTGTATGGTAGCAGGTTCAGATCTGGCAGCCCCAGTGGGCCTTCTCGTTTATTTTCCACACACAACAGAAGCTATAGACCAGCAGCACCGTCTCCCCCAGAGAGCCCTCCACCGCCCGTtccagtcacaccaccaccacctccaatcaATGTCAACAGGTCACAGTCATTCAATACAGCCAACAAGAGTTGGATGAACAGTAATTTAAAGACATCTTCATCTCGTCTTATGGACTCGAGGCTGAAGGAGTACCGCAGTGAGGAACAGCTTGACACTGTGGGTCACAAACCATACACTCGCTGGTCCACTACACACAGAGAAATTTCACCTGAACCCTCGAGGGAActcactcctccacctcctccacgacaacgcacctctcacacacctcagtCAAAGTACACGCACTATAATACTGCACCTACCAGGTCTTCCAGGTCCTCTAAGACCTCCGAGTTTGCAACACAAACAGTTGCTCGGGATTCAGGCACACAGACTGACCcatccccagtaccaccaccacgtaCCAAGAAAAAGAACAGGCCTAAAACTTACTATTTTGGGCAGGATTCTTCCTCATCGACATCTTCCTCAAACAGAGTAACGAAAACTCCCACTAATGCAGCCACAAACACTGTATCTTACACTAACACAAATAAGCAGAACCAGTCGTCGCCCAAAGTAGAAAGAAGGTTCCGCACTACAAAAACCATCACGCCCGTCATAGTGCCCACCACCAACGCCAGCAGTACAAACCACAACTCAATCTTGAAGAACCGCTCTTGGCATTACCGTAGCATGGACGAACTTAGTACTGGCGTGGAGAGCACTCCTAAGGCCTCCTGGACGAACACTGTTGACCCGCGTCGCCGCCCTCGCAACTATAACAAAGCAAAAGAACCAGAGACTAAAACGCTTCCCAAAAAACTGGTGAATGGCACCTTGTCTCCCAGTAAAACGTATATATTCGGTGGTGACAATACCTCAAGTGTGAGTCGTGTACAGCCAGAGTCTTCATCTCACCTCCGAAGATCTCATGGAGGATCTATGGTCAATGTGTCTCTAGCCAGTATGTCTTCTCCAAAGAGCAAAGTTCAAGTAGAACAGGAAGATAGGCAATCACCACCCAGAAATATCCGTCCTGTTATCAGGAGTAAAAGTCTAAATGTAAAGCCTGCCCCCCTGAGCACCGTGCCGTCTTCAGTGGGAGTGCCATCAGGCAGTGGCCTTTCTAGCCATCAGCGGACGTCTTCTGTATATAAATCCTCTCCATACCTTAATCTGAGAAGTCCCAACCTCATTGCTACCATCGCCCGTTCAAACTCTACCAGACGAACAACTGAAGACCAGAATGGTGACTATGAGGACGAGGAGTCTCTGCCTCCTGGTGAGCGCTACACTTCTCGCAACACGCCCCACACTGCTGCATATAACAGCCACAACCCACCCACCATGAATGGTCAAGATAACCGAGATGAGGAGAAACGAAATAGATTCATGAAAGGCCTCTTAACATCGGCTCCTGAGCTCTTCCATTTCATCCATGGTGATGAGGTTGATAAGCAAGGAAGTGAGAGTGTGCCCAGTAAAACTCGTCTGTCTCCCAACCCGCCAGAATCTCCTCCACAACTAATTAGACCTCCAGAGTCTCCTGTGACTTCCCCAACGGTCACATCACCGCCAACTTCAGCACCTCGTATCTTTACTTTTGGGCGAGGAGAGACGGGATCTCTGAAGCGTAATCCTACACTGTCGCAGGAGAGTAGCTCTAACAACCGTTTCACCAGTCTAGGAAGGCCCCGGGAGAGCATTACCAGCAACTACCGGGACAACTCCAGCAGCCGTAAGGATGCCACTACCACTAATCATCGCAACAGTCTAAGCTCCCAGTACCATCGTAACGCCCTCCTCAGCAACAATGGAACCACTTCCCTCAATCGGCCAAAATTCAATCTGAAATCTTCCGGAGGATCTTCTATTTTGTATTCTACCTCCTTTCGTAACAGACAAGATCCTGGGCCAGCCTCGCTTACTCGGCGAGGGTCGGACTCCCACGACCCGCCTACCCAGTCGCAGAGATGGAGAGAACAGAATGACAACGCTGTGGCAGGGAAAGCCGGGGAAAAGGTCTCCTCAAATATCACCCGAGACGGCGCTGTTCTCATACCCATAAGAGACTGGAACAGCCGCTGA